The following nucleotide sequence is from Syntrophorhabdaceae bacterium.
GGGTTCAGCAGTTGGTAGTGGCTCGTGCCGCCGATCCTTGTCTCGATCTCGTTGACGATAAATTCCCCTTCCGCCTTTTCGTCCGGCACGGAGACAACGGTGATCCGTTTCCCGTCCCCCCTGACGGGATCGAGCGTCCGTCCGATCCTGTGTATGTTGTTCCGGATCGCCATATCCGAAGCCCGGACTATGGTGGCCGTTGAGCGGTAATTATGGCTCAGGGTTATCCTCCCGGCACCGATAAAATCCTTTTCAAAATTCAGGAAATTCGATATATCGGCGCCCCTGAAGGCGTATATCGCCTGGTCTGAATCGCCGACAACGCAGATATTGCCCTTATCTCCCGCGAGGAGCCTTAAGAGCCTGTACTGTGCCGGGTTTATGTCCTGATATTCATCGACAATGATATACCTGAACCTGTCCCTGTACTTTCCGAGCAGGGCGTCGTTGCCCAGCATCTCTATCGGCGTGAGGATCAGGTCATCGAAGTCAAAGGCGTTCTTTTCGCGGAGCAATGATTGGTATTGTTCATAGACGGGCCGTATCTCACGGTCTGCGTCCGTTAAGAGATTTTTTATACGGGATATCCTTTCTGCTGCCTCCTGGGCCTTTCCGCCCTGATCCTTAAGTATGGTCTTCAAGAAGTTGATTTGCTCATTTCTTGCGTAGATTACAAAATCCTGTGGTGTATTGTCACGGATGATCGTCAGTCCCAGCATGTGAAACGTGCCGGTAAACACGGCGCCGGAATCCTTTCCAAGGAAGGTGCGGGTGCGCTCTTTCATCTCCTGTGCGGCGCGGTTCGTGAATGTTACGGCGAGGACATGCCCTGGTTGTACCCCCCGATAGATACAATAGGCTATCCTCCTGACGATGGTAAGGGTCTTCCCTGTGCCGGGACCGGCAACAACGATAACAGGGCCGTCAATGGCTGTTACTGCCTCCCGCTGCGACTCGTTTAGACCACTCAATATCCTTGTTTCAATGTCCATTTCCTTTCATATGTCTGATGAAGTGATCCATCCCCGAGACTGTTACCCTCTGTTTTATAGGGTACGATTCTTCTACGGGCGCGATGATCCATGCGTCATTGATCCGCATATCATCAAGGGCACCCCAGAATCCCCTTGAGAGATTCGGCGCTTTTGATGCCTTGATCTCTACGGCAACCCTTTTTGTACCTTTTGTCAGGATAAGATCGATCTCATTGCCGGATGATGTCCGGTAAAAAAGGCCTCTCCAATTCTGTAGTTCTGCCAGGATATTCTCCAGAACAAACCCCTCATAGGAGGCCCCGAAGACCGGATGTCCCATCAGTTCATTAAAGTTTTCTATTTCGAGTAAACTATGAAGCAGACCCGAATCCCTGATATACACCTTTGGTGATTTGATAATCCTCTTTTTAATATTTGGCTCATAGGGTTTGAGCGTACGGACGACAAAGGTCTGCTCGAGGAGGTCGATATAATTTCTGATAGTGTGGTATGAAACACCGAGGGACCCGGCAAGCTTGGAACTGTTTAAAAGCTGTCCCTGATTATGAGCGCACATTGTAAGAAATCTACGGAGTTTAAGGGCAGGTATGTTGACTCCGAGTTGAGGGATGTCCCGTTCTATGAAGGTGCGGATAAAGTTTTCTCTCCACCGGTTGCTTGTACTGTCATCAGGTGATAGGAGGCTGTCAGGATATCCGCCACGGAACCAATGGAAAGACAAGGCATAATTCCGCAGGTCTGCAACTTCTGTCATGACAAAAGGCGTTAATTCAATAAAGGATATTCTCCCGGCCAGCGATTCTGAGCTTTGACGTATCAAATCTCCCGATGCCGAACCAAGAATAATAACCCTGCTGGTTTTTCTGTAGCGGTCGATAAAGCTTTTCAGGACAGGAAACAGATCGGGTTTGCGCTGGATTTCATCGAGGCAGATGGTGTTTTCTTTGTTGGCATCAAAAAAAAGCTCAGGGTCATCGAGTTTTCTCAGATCTGCGGGGCTTTCGAGATCGAGATACAAAAAGTTCTTGATGTGTTTCCG
It contains:
- a CDS encoding UvrD-helicase domain-containing protein; translated protein: MDIETRILSGLNESQREAVTAIDGPVIVVAGPGTGKTLTIVRRIAYCIYRGVQPGHVLAVTFTNRAAQEMKERTRTFLGKDSGAVFTGTFHMLGLTIIRDNTPQDFVIYARNEQINFLKTILKDQGGKAQEAAERISRIKNLLTDADREIRPVYEQYQSLLREKNAFDFDDLILTPIEMLGNDALLGKYRDRFRYIIVDEYQDINPAQYRLLRLLAGDKGNICVVGDSDQAIYAFRGADISNFLNFEKDFIGAGRITLSHNYRSTATIVRASDMAIRNNIHRIGRTLDPVRGDGKRITVVSVPDEKAEGEFIVNEIETRIGGTSHYQLLNPRYGEGASDTACSFSDFAVAFRTNAQAETIGEVFETSGIPYQILGNRYHGKGKTIADIIARLREYTGSNNGAVLTAATSVNDLVGKVLEELDVEDAGLSYRFFEDLIRMHIADGKMATLNDILNTLSLLTPLDDFDPRADAVTLMTLHGAKGLEFKVLFLTGVEEGLIPYTLRNGCDDIEEERRLFYVGMTRAKEELFLVHARRRFLYGKDTTPQPSPFIREIPEMFTQKAIVPDKTKKRRKKQMKLF
- a CDS encoding ATP-binding protein, which gives rise to MQTLIKRNAESTILNDLRTFPVVAIFGPRQCGKSTLAKMLRKHIKNFLYLDLESPADLRKLDDPELFFDANKENTICLDEIQRKPDLFPVLKSFIDRYRKTSRVIILGSASGDLIRQSSESLAGRISFIELTPFVMTEVADLRNYALSFHWFRGGYPDSLLSPDDSTSNRWRENFIRTFIERDIPQLGVNIPALKLRRFLTMCAHNQGQLLNSSKLAGSLGVSYHTIRNYIDLLEQTFVVRTLKPYEPNIKKRIIKSPKVYIRDSGLLHSLLEIENFNELMGHPVFGASYEGFVLENILAELQNWRGLFYRTSSGNEIDLILTKGTKRVAVEIKASKAPNLSRGFWGALDDMRINDAWIIAPVEESYPIKQRVTVSGMDHFIRHMKGNGH